One genomic segment of Sminthopsis crassicaudata isolate SCR6 chromosome 2, ASM4859323v1, whole genome shotgun sequence includes these proteins:
- the TMEM202 gene encoding transmembrane protein 202 yields MLGSAPRQVPCQLEDAMAGPELTTKELMGPKVLTFHNPRVQKVKGDLSYQKPILPAQNHWVALLSPWQQQHFMKQTHIYIRTCCTGLCAFTLVLLLCISPMPWVTFLLAKNGLELHAGLWTLCEHQLCWSHVPSPPYYLQISRIFFLLSALSAFILLGWVLTSCRHGKEPTAHLDREVAILSLISGTSLFFCLVLFLMQVKKYTTYKMGSSYLWIFHFNWWGSFFYIVAGVISFFNYKTFGVLPSDTDANEILLTRRRLGINPKMWPTSAREEEEPESEMVVDPIVELESIVPSLENKDATKPPK; encoded by the exons ATGCTCGGCTCTGCTCCCAGACAGGTTCCGTGTCAGTTAGAAGATGCAATGGCAGGCCCTGAGCTAACCACAAAAGAGCTAATGGGACCCAAAGTCCTGACCTTCCACAATCCTCGGGTTCAGAAGGTTAAAGGAGATCTCTCCTACCAGAAG CCAATTCTACCCGCCCAAAACCACTGGGTTGCCTTGTTGTCCCCATGGCAGCAGCAGCACTTCATGAAGCAGACCCATATTTATATTCGCACATGCTGTACTGGGTTGTGTGCGTTCACTTTAGTCCTGCTCCTCTGCATCTCCCCGATGCCTTGGGTGACGTTCCTCCTGGCCAAGAATGGCCTTGAGCTCCACGCGGGACTCTGGACTCTGTGTGAACACCAGCTCTGCTGGAGCCACGTGCCCAGCCCACCCT ACTACCTCCAGATCTCCAGgatctttttcctcctctctgccCTCTCTGCCTTCATTCTCCTCGGCTGGGTCCTCACCTCCTGCCGGCATGGGAAAGAGCCCACTGCTCATTTGGATCGAGAGGTAGCCATCCTCTCTTTGATTTCAG GAACCAGTCTGTTTTTCTGCCTTGTGCTTTTTCTGATGCAAGTCAAAAAGTACACTACCTACAAGATGGGGTCATCTTACCTATGGATCTTCCACTTCAACTGGTGGGGTAGTTTCTTCTACATTGTGGCTG gagtcaTCTCCTTCTTTAACTACAAAACCTTTGGGGTTTTGCCCTCTGATACGGATGCCAATGAAATTCTCCTAACAAGGAGAAGATTAGGGATTAATCCAAAGATGTGGCCAACATCagcaagagaagaggaagagccAGAATCTGAGATGGTTGTGGACCCAATAGTGGAACTAGAGTCCATAGTACCCTCTTTGGAGAATAAGGATGCCACAAAGCcaccaaaataa